Genomic segment of Dunckerocampus dactyliophorus isolate RoL2022-P2 chromosome 13, RoL_Ddac_1.1, whole genome shotgun sequence:
AGGTTGGCTGCGCTTCATCTTCCGCTAGCCTCATGCTGGACGCCCACAGGGAATACTCTGTGCTGCTCAGAAAGGCCCCTGACGCTGCGCCTTCTTCACAATCTGCCACCacaataacatacagtacacaccacCTGAAACTCAGCTGAATCTCTGACAGGGAATGACAAAAATGTACCTCACAGTTGTGTCATGGCATACTCAGGTTGTATGGGTGGATGAGTGAGGCCCGTCCCTCGATGTGCGAGCGTCGACCCCTCACAGAGCGCCTTCTGCTTTCCCGGTGGTCAAACTGGCCACAGGTGATGTGCATTTTATGCAGGGTCGGGTTTACACCGTCAGGTAGCATGCGGGGACTGTTGGGATACATGTGGAAGCCACTTTTGTTGCCCACGATGGACTTTAACACGCTGCGTTTGTTGCTCTGGCTCTGGTTATATGTCTAAGAAGAGCAAAAGTTTTAGGGCACCTGAAACATGTTTAGTGTACTGCTTTTCAAACTTTAATAGAACACGCACCCTCTCCTCACGCCCCTCGGCCAGGATGACGACAATGCGCCCTTGCCTTTTGCGTCCGGTGCGGCCCATTCGCTGCACGAGTCGGATGGGATTCTTCTGTGCGTCAAAGCAGACTATGAGGTCAACCTCACCGATGTCCAGCCCCTCTTCGCCAACGCAGGTCGACACCAGTGTGTTGAAGCCTCCCTGACGGAACCTGTTCACCACCTATGTGACAATACGACACCAGGAAACAATCGCATTGTATCATAAAGCCTTCAACCAACGCATCGTACGAGAAGAATAAAAGAGACATGCTGTATACTGTCATCTTCACATTAGACATTCGAGTTTCATTTAGCAGATACAAAACCAGTCAAAGAGAAACTTTGGATAAACTTGCCAATGCTattgaataataatacacagtggtgtgaaaagtgtttgccccctttcttatttttgtgtgtgtttaaatgtttcagatcatcaaacaaatttaaatattatattagtcaatgataacacacaatgcagtttttaaatgaaactttttattattaacgggAAACCAAAAAATACCCCCCCCCAatagcgaaaacatggaacagtggtgaaccttcccaggattggccggccaaccaaaaagcgcagcaacgactcatccaagacgtcacaaaagaccccacaacaattttgccagaaaacatcttgatgatccactagacctttgggaaaatactctgtggtctgacgagacaaaagttgaactttttggaaggtgtgtgtcccattacatctggtgtaaaggtaaagccgcatttcagaaaaaagaacatcacatcaacagtaaaatgtggtggtagtgtgatggtgcttttttgctgcttcaggacctgtaAGACTTGctttgataaatggaaccatgaattctgctgtctaccaaaaattcctgaaagagaatgtttggccatctgttggtgacctcaagctgcaACCggcttgggttctgcagcagaacaatgatccaaaacacaccagcaagtccacctctgaatggctgaagaaaaacaaaatgaagactttggagtggcctagtcaaagtcctgacctgaatcctatcgagatgctgtggcatgaccttaaaaaggcgcttcatgctggaaaaccctccaatgtggctgaatgacaacaattctgcaaagatgagtgggccaaaattcctccacagcgctgtaagagactcattgcaagttatcaaaaacgcttgattgcagttttttgctgctaagggggggcccaaccagatattaggtttagggggcaatcactttttccaatcagggccatgtaggtttggattctttttttttccttaataataaaaagtttaatgcagtaaatttaaaaactgcattttgtgttcagttgcgttgtaattgcctaatatttaaatttgatgatctgaaacatttaagtgtgacaaacatgcacaaaaaaaagaaatcaggaagggggcaaacacttttcacaccactgtatatattttgtgaatgctgagagtagtgtttttgtgggggttttggaggtttttggaacattttattgctaaaatgtgtttttttttattttgcattagcATTTTATATAATCAAAAGCATGAAAAGCAtgtatgaaaaagtgtgttttccCAAAATTTGTGAGCTTTTAATTTCTATCCCGCCCCCTccaaaaaataagttatttttcggattaaaaaaaaaaaaaaatcacaatctgGAAATACAGTGCATACATTAAATACAAGCTTTTTCCTGGATTGTTCATACTTTTCATTTGACCGCGATTATATGCACAATTGAGACGAAAAGGTCTCTACCTCAAGCTGCTCCTTTTGAGTAAAACCTTTGACTCCTTTCCCTGCTGACGCTTGCCCCATAAAGGTCATGACCCTGATCAGGGGAGCGTGGCGGTTCAACATGGCAGCAATCTCCTGGACGCTGTCACGGAATGATGAAAAGATCATCACCCGCGTGCTTACTTGCTGTGCAGGTGAACCTGGAGGTTAAAAAAAGTCAGAACAAAGAAAAATGCTTTATAAAATAAGACTGAGGTTACAAACTACAACCATAGGCTTAATGATGCTGCctttaaaacatgtaaatacGAAGCATAATCACCATTACTGTCTGACGTGGTCTCGCCCAACATTCTAAAGTGTTGCAGtaccacctcctccagtttcTCCAGTTTGGGGTGACCATAAATGAACGGTTCATCTGGGCCTACGGGTGTTCGTCACAAAGGATATTCAATCTGTATctgaagctgtaaaaaaaaaatctcttccACTTGAAAACAATGAAGCGCCGGTGGTCCTTGTTCTGCAACGTTGCATggttacaaatactgtatactccCACAAACTAATTCTAAACTAATTAAAAACCTCATTTTGGTCGAGAACTAGTTACCACGTGGTAAGAATACGTACCACGCGCAGCACAAGACTGCAGTGTGCGTCTACTGCTGGGCAGTGTgtcaaaaaaaggaaaggaagtgTTTGACTTGACTTTGACTGACTCTTTGTGtttcatctttttatgactgtattttacaGTGTACAGGTATgttcttcatgtgttttgtcctcagtgtgagtgacttaggagttaatttaggtataatttaggAATAAGAGTCGACTTACACTAAACTCGACTTGCATAACAGTCAAGGAACGGAACGCGTTCGTAACTCGAGCACCACCTGTAAaaatgcatggttgtagacTACCATAATGTATCCCCCACCAGGCATCTACCTGTGCCAGATGTCATTCTCCATCTTTGCTCCATGTTGCTGCTCTGTATAAGCAGCATCGACAAAGAATGAGAGAACAAAGCCGGTGATTTGTGTGTGTAAGGGCATTATGCAGAGCCGGAGTTTAACACTAACACtcaccctgttgtgttgaaagcagttGTTCTACGCTCAAGTTGTCATGCACCTAACAATTTATTGTGGGAtcccatgtgcatgtgtgaaaGCGCACATGGCTTCGGCAATATCCTTTCCTGGGTTCTGTATTAAAGTCAGCAATGCAATGGAGGGATAAAGTTGAGCTGGCAAGTTTCCACCTTCAGAGGTAGGATCAGAGTCGTAGCAGATGTGGGGCGTGCCTGTGTTTAAGGCTATTCTGTAATCCCAGGAGCATAGTGTTCAATACCTGACACTCACTCCCTCCCACCCTGTTGCGTTGAAGCAGAGGCTGTAAAGTTTTGAATTATCTGATTGCGGGATGCCATGTCATTGTGTGAAAGTGCAAACAGTTGTGACATTATCTAATAATCTTGCTAAGATATCAGGAACAGGCAGAGAAATGCCAAATCTACTGTTACTGCTGTGATGCTGCAATGTCACTGGATACAGCAGATCCCTGCTACTCATGGGAGTTATGACCCAAGTGACTCCATCACGCCCCACCCATAGAAGCCCTGAAAATGCCCATTTTGATATATGTCTCTCATGGTtctgaaatgcattttaaatgcaGTTGTACACAGTAAGAAACAAATGCAGGTATTGTTattgcagttacacaacatcaggtcttgtcaaagcatcttcctgctggaaaatgctgaGTGAATTTACATGTGAGACAGTGGCCTCTCCTGGATTCAGagctgcagcactctttttcattttctgttttctctcttttattttcttttctgtattatttttctactgcagatagtgccatcaaaccactttctatttaagttaccaaaaaaaaagtacaataaataaagcaacaaaTCCGAGAATATGCAGAGGAGTGAATACCGAAACGTGAATAACCAGGCATCAACTGTATcttaagtgaaaaaaatgtcctAACTTCACCAAAATTGAAGAAAGAGACACCGTTGGTCCATGTTGAGCGCTCATGTATGCTTACAAACAAGCAACATTTTGACTGTGGCCTGTGTTATGCTTAATGGGATACCATAAATGATGACTTTTGAACAATACTGTATTAAAAAGCGTTCAAATACCAGGTAGCTTCACAAACTTTGCCTCCATCTCACTGTAAAGGTCCATGAAGACAGGAGTCCTCTGCAACTCATTCTTGGTCCGAGACATTTCTAAAAACCAAACACATGATGAAGATGTCAAACAGTGTTTTTAAGGTAAATCATACAGAGGATGAGGAACAAAAGCTCCCAAGAGGGTTTTTGTATAAATCCAACCTCTGGATCCATCCATGATTCCCTGGATGTAAAAAAAGAGTGACCTGAGTCCCATCTGCATGAGTAGCTCATAGCCATGATACAGGCTAATGCAAAGTGCAAAGTCTCCCTCCAGCATCCCCTGCTGTGGACCCTGCAGAGAGAACAAATAACACTTTAAAGCTATTGGGGGGGAAAAGCACTGTCAGGACATGCATACATGTGATACATCAGTTTTATAATCATAAGACAAACGGCCCATGCTAGGTTCCATCCTTGATCCTGCAAAGATGTTTCGCTTGATGTCAgctatgtttttcaaccaatcttcctcaaattttacacacaataGACTGAGCTGTAAAAAAATTCAAGTCAATACCACTTCTGGGGTTTAATAATGGCACcatcatgtggtgtatttgtcgaaaaaataataacaccggcaacacagtagtggtgcatgttttgacaaatgttcgcCCTTTTGTGAACAGTGGTTGAGGaatagaagagttagcttacaaAACAAATagtgatgtgaaaaaatgatggggTAAATTCGTGGTATTAACAATCTTGAGAGTCCATGCCTTGATGTTGGGTGGAGGGTTTTTCCGGAACTGATCCCTGGCAAGGATGAGCTGGTATTTGGTGAGACTCTTCAAATCCTTGTGTCCCATAGCTCGGTTGGAGACCAGACGAGACATGAACTTCTCCAGCACCTGGCAGAGAATGAGACCAGACACAGTATGTAGGTCATCGATAATTGGCAATTTCCTGTCATATTGGAGGGGAGCGGGGAGGTGCATTTCATTATTTCACTGACATAAATCAAGGGGAGCGATGGGAGTGAGTCCACACATGTCTCGTTTGACCACGCTCGCAAACACCAACTGAAAGAGTATATTCCAACAACAGACAAATAATAGCATTCGGGGTGGATGTGATTTTTCTTTCTTCCTGTCCTCGTTTTGGCACGAAAGCAGGTGAGATAGAAGCAGTTTGTCAGACGGACAATTTGGCGACATCTATTCAGCCCCACAGCCTCAGACAGTCATTGCAATTTCAATTTCAGTAATGACGACATTGCCCTAGAAACCCAccagaatatttttttccatgtttgtcacatgttaaatgtttcatattagcaaacaaatttaaatattagtcagtgataacacaactgaacacaaaatgcagtttctaaatgaaatgttttattattaagggagaaaaaaaatcctaaccaacatggccccgtgtgaaaaagcgatcccccccctccatccatccatccaaccatccatcttctatgccgcttatcctcactagggtcgcgggtatgctggagcctatcccagctgacttcgggtgagagacggggtacatcctggactggtcgccagccaattgcagggcacatatagaaacattcacactcacagtatgacatttttgcagggtTGCTGGgaaagtgaatttctcttggagatcaataaagtatctatctatctatctatctattgggaaccacctatgccgcctacaaaccctgccattaaaacacctccaaaaacctccaacaaggttttatggttttatatacatgctgtgaccatgtagtaacatggTATATTCATGATAagatgtaatacagtattttgcgtattttggccattttaagcattaccggaacttccttcctcggcgcattgatttcacatagcaatatagaaactattttaaattgcatttttttccgaAGTACTCTGACCATTTCTGTGgtgtgtgtatttcagaattatacaaaaacgcctgtttcagggaccacaaaatgggtcaacaatttcaagctgttctgcagaaatcagggtttccccttggatgttttgaagctgtggtggtgggcagcacgggagggcggactgccgccgccgTGTCGTGCCTCTGCAGCgtctgcattttaaaaaaaaataacaaatagcaatttgttctgacttatttatttattaacttctTTGTTTAACTTCAACAACTTTAActttcaacaactagcagacCATGAatggagaacattgcaaaactgttaattactggcaaagttgctgagagcactgccaacatttaaactgaaaaacatttaaacattatttacaaagcacatctccgctcagtgtgctcatttgtcattaaatacaggtgtcgtgtttgaatagaacatttaccaagaggtgaagcaaatattcgttggtgaactactcaacatcagctggccagctactgctagcataggCGCTagctgttggagacccctgtgatagcgtcactgtcttAAAGCTGCACACACGACGTgattctgttgcacaacttcgacacataactagtgttttgaaaacGAGCCATAAGTACCATAATGATAACAAAACAGCAAGATTGTGAAG
This window contains:
- the fancm gene encoding Fanconi anemia group M protein isoform X4; its protein translation is MSTSSNQRTLFQTWGKSVPQNKVAPPRKEGKKAAGQRRTTPSITVKKTTTNPLWTEIGNCSSSTVEAPEAAHEDDDDLMLVAVTEAEQSLQLDNANLFQNAWPISPMSSSEKTCYPDFPGFDGSSAAVWIYPTNYPIREYQLKISEAALFQNTLVCLPTGLGKTFIASVVMYNFYRWYPSGKIVFMAPTKPLVSQQIEACYKVMGIPQAHMAELTGSTAANKRQEVWRSKRVFFLTPQVMMNDLSRDTCPARQVKCVVIDEAHKALGNHAYCQVIRQLSSQTLQFRILALSATPGGDTKSVQSVISNLLISHIELRSEESPDIQAHSHQRSVEKMVVPLGEALAAHQARYLQVLEKFMSRLVSNRAMGHKDLKSLTKYQLILARDQFRKNPPPNIKGPQQGMLEGDFALCISLYHGYELLMQMGLRSLFFYIQGIMDGSREMSRTKNELQRTPVFMDLYSEMEAKFVKLPGPDEPFIYGHPKLEKLEEVVLQHFRMLGETTSDSNGSPAQQVSTRVMIFSSFRDSVQEIAAMLNRHAPLIRVMTFMGQASAGKGVKGFTQKEQLEVVNRFRQGGFNTLVSTCVGEEGLDIGEVDLIVCFDAQKNPIRLVQRMGRTGRKRQGRIVVILAEGREERTYNQSQSNKRSVLKSIVGNKSGFHMYPNSPRMLPDGVNPTLHKMHITCGQFDHRESRRRSVRGRRSHIEGRASLIHPYNLSMP